Proteins found in one Dryobates pubescens isolate bDryPub1 chromosome 1, bDryPub1.pri, whole genome shotgun sequence genomic segment:
- the GPR27 gene encoding probable G-protein coupled receptor 27, whose translation MANSSELGSSSSPHLPSAGGLLSASGLKLATLGLILCVSLAGNVLFAWLILKDRHLHRAPYYLLLDLCLADGLRSLACFPFVMLSVRSGAAWPHGPLSCKVLAFLAVLFCFHAAFLLFCVGVTRYMAIAHHRFYAKRMTGWTCLAVVCMVWTLSMAMAFPPVFDVGTYKFIREEEQCIFEHRYVKANDTLGFMLMLAAVIAATHLVYIKLLFFIHGHRKMKPAQLVPAISQNWTFHGPGATGQAAANWTAGFGRGPTPPTLVGIRQATHSQIKRLLVLEEFKMEKRLCKMFYMITLLFLLLWSPYIVACYLRVFIKASSIPQVYLTTSVWMTFAQAGVNPILCFIFNKELRVCLRAHFPCCQSIQSTQGTILCDLKSFGM comes from the coding sequence ATGGCGAACAGCAgcgagctggggagcagcagcagcccgcACCTGCCCAGCGCCGGCGGCCTGCTGAGCGCCTCCGGGCTGAAGCTGGCCACCCTGGGCTTGATCCTCTGCGTGAGCTTGGCTGGCAACGTGCTCTTCGCCTGGCTCATCCTGAAGGACCGGCACCTGCACCGCGCCCCGTACTACCTGCTGCTGGACCTCTGCCTGGCCGACGGGCTGCGCTCGCTGGCCTGCTTCCCCTTCGTCATGCTGTCGGTGCGCAGCGGGGCTGCCTGGCCCCACGGGCCCCTCAGCTGCAAGGTGCTGGCCTTCCTGGCCGTGCTCTTCTGCTTTCacgctgccttcctgctcttctgcgtGGGGGTGACGCGCTACATGGCCATTGCCCATCACCGTTTCTATGCCAAGCGCATGACGGGctggacctgcctggctgtggtgtGCATGGTGTGGACCCTCTCCATGGCCATGGCCTTTCCCCCCGTCTTTGACGTGGGCACCTACAAGTTCATCCGGGAGGAGGAGCAGTGCATCTTCGAGCACCGCTACGTCAAGGCCAACGACACGCTGGGCTTCATGCTCATGCTGGCGGCTGTCATTGCAGCCACCCACCTGGTCTACATCAAGCTGCTCTTCTTCATCCATGGCCATCGCAAGATGAAGCCGGCCCAGCTGGTACCGGCCATCAGCCAGAACTGGACTTTCCACGGGCCGGGAGCCACCGGCCAAGCAGCTGCGAACTGGACGGCTGGCTTTGGAAGGGGGCCCACGCCACCCACCCTTGTGGGCATAAGGCAGGCCACCCACAGCCAGATCAAGAGGCTGCTGGTGCTCGAGGAGTTTAAGATGGAGAAAAGGCTCTGCAAGATGTTCTACATGATCACCTTGCTCTTCCTGCTTCTGTGGTCCCCCTACATTGTGGCCTGCTACCTGCGGGTCTTCATTAAGGCCAGCTCCATCCCCCAAGTCTACCTGACCACCTCTGTCTGGATGACGTTTGCCCAAGCAGGGGTCAACCCCATCCTCTGCTTCATCTTCAACAAGGAGCTCAGGGTCTGTCTCCGAGCCCACTTCCCATGCTGCCAAAGCAtccagagcacccagggcaccaTCCTTTGCGATCTCAAGAGCTTTGGGATGTAG